The segment TTCGGTATCTGGGTGGCATGCTGAGCGCATATGATCTCAGCCAGGAGCCTGTCTTGCTAGAGAAAGCCATACAGCTTGGTGAGATGCTCTACCGCGCCTTCGACACCGTGAACCATACGCCTACAGGCTGGTTGGATATTGAGAAAGCAAAAGATCCCGATAGTCTACCCCCAAAACCTGAGACTAGCATCTGTTTCGCTTGCTTCGGCTCTCTAACCATGGAGTTTACGCGTCTTGCACAAATCACCCAACAATCGAAGTACTACGACGCCGTGGCCCGCATCACTGTGCTCCTCGACCGTACTCAAGACACATCGCGCATCCCAGGACTCTGGCCGACCATGCTTAACGCGCGCAAAGAAGAGTTCAACCAGAGTCGTTTCTTCTCCCTTGGCGCCCTCGCCGACAGCACGTACGAGTACTTCCCCAAGATGTACGCATTACTAGGCGGCCTCGAGCCTGTCTACCAGAAGCTCTACACCGATTCTGCAGCGAAGATTGACGAGCACATGCTATTTCGACCTTCGCTTCCAGATGAGGCCTTGAGCAAAAGTCTCTTGTTCTGCGCTGATGTACACTCGGTGCGGCCCAACGAGGTCACTCTAGATCCAGAGATGCAGCACCTTACATGTTTTATCGGAGGCATGTTCGGCCTCGCCGGACGTCTATTCTCCAAGCCCTCACACATCGTAATTGGCGAGAAGCTGACGAGAGGGTGCATATACGCGTACGCTGCCATGCCAACCGGCATTGCACCCGAGATTTTTAAGACGTTACCCTGCAAGTCAAGGGACGTATGTGCGTGGAACGAAACAGAGTGGCAAGAGGAAGTGGTCTCGCATTACGGCAGCAAATACAGCACTGACCCAATCACCATAGCCGAAGACAAAGGCCTTCCACGGGGGTGGACAAACATCCGCGACAAACGCTACCTCCTACGCCCCGAAGCTATCGAATCCGTCTTCGTCCTGTACCGCATCACCGGTAAACAAGAGTTTCTCGATGCCGCATGGGACATGTTCACCTCCATCGTCGCGAATACCAGGACACCCTATGCCAATGGGCAGCTTTTAGATGTCACGGGGCAGACTACCTATGGTGACAGCCAGTATACGGTTGGGCAGAGGTTCCGCGGACACGGGCCTGAGACGGTGAGGCAAGGTAACGTTGAAGACAAAATGGAGAGTTTCTGGACAGCCGAGACGCTCAAGTACTTCTATCTCATTTTCAGTCCCCCGGACATGATGGATCTGGACGATTGGGTGTTCAACACCGAGGCGCACCCCTTTAAAAGACCCAAAGCAAGCAACATCTTGTAAAGCTGGGTTGCTGTATAAGTCTCGGTTTAGCTTTGTTTTACAAGACGTGTCAGCTATCGCATAATAGCGTTGGATGTCGGGTGTTGGGTAGCATTCCAGGCGTTGGTTGATGTAGAAAGACACACATCGATTACAAACAACAAAACTAACACCACAACATCCGCGCGAACCTAACCCAGCAAAACAATTATGGACATGGCGCGATTCGAATTCGAACCCGCCTCTCTCATCAGCATTTGTTAGGCAGCTGAGCGTCTTTCCCATAGGTGGCCTTGCAGCCTCCCCTTAGAGCACATGCCCTTGGAGTGAAATGATGAAACGTGAGTGAGTGAGAGACATTATGACTGCAGAGCTTCCCCTGCTGTGTGTCGCTCGTGATGATGTAGGGGAGGTGAAAGGAACGGTTGCTATGTGTGGGGTGCGGGAGGAAAGGGGTGGGTGGCGTCGAGGTGAAGGAGAGGGGTCTATGGGCTGTTCGCCATTTCGAAGCCACGTCTGCATCTCTCTCTTTCACGACGCGGTGGACCAGTGAGCAACTTTTTCTGTCCACTTGAAGGAGTCGCGGCGGTACAAATCGTCAGACTTCTTTACGTGGACATGCGCATCCTGTTGATGGTGGATTGCCCGAGCAGTCGAGTTAAGGTTGTACGGCACACATTTCCTTGACGCACAACTCAAAGGATGAAGGGCTGAGGAGGAATCAAGGCAGGGGTTGGGATTTAGATATTGGGACTTCGCTACGGCTGGAGACATGTGCTTTTGTGAGTTGGACTGGGTGTAGATGTCCTGGGGACAAGATGTAATAAAGTACGAACAGTTTAGGACAGAGATGCTGCAAAAACGCATTTGGTATCATGGAAAAATGAAAACACGATGCTCGACAGAAAGCCGCTATTTCACAAACGCCTAGAAATGACATGCGTCTACTTGTCCTCTCGCTCTTGAATCGTTCACTAAGCTTTGCACAGGAGACTGGAAAACCGCGTGCAGCGAGATCAGGGCGCCTCGTGcacctctccctctcccgtGCGATGCGCGTACTTTGTCGTCTCGGGCAGTTCGGTCCTCACTGCTGTGCCATCCGCCTCGCTCATGGGGTGAGCATCGTAGTAGCCCGTGTGCTGCGGCGCACCGTGCGGTGTCACGACTGGCGAGTACGCTGGCGCTGCATCGTATGGGCCTCCGGAATTCCCCTCGCTGTGGATGTTTTGGGCGTTCTTCCGTCGCCGCCAGAGGAAAATCGCGCCGCCGATTATGGCGAGGCCTGCGAGGCCGCCGACTACGGGGCC is part of the Ascochyta rabiei chromosome 21, complete sequence genome and harbors:
- a CDS encoding Mannosyl-oligosaccharide 1,2-alpha-mannosidase, which encodes MRRMKIPRNAAGTPKMSRQHQRALVYLILGAVALGAYYTWFCVPIDNLAIPFETHKAYMNDRSSWKTYKSRRSYDWKSAPFHNAANSNTPLPAGQPRALPQVQFDFPPETKSQRERREIQRVAVRDEFKRSWDSYRAHAWAEDELKPITGVGLKTFGGWGATLVDSLDTLWIMGMKSEFYEGVQAVAAIDFGKSDMKTISVFETTIRYLGGMLSAYDLSQEPVLLEKAIQLGEMLYRAFDTVNHTPTGWLDIEKAKDPDSLPPKPETSICFACFGSLTMEFTRLAQITQQSKYYDAVARITVLLDRTQDTSRIPGLWPTMLNARKEEFNQSRFFSLGALADSTYEYFPKMYALLGGLEPVYQKLYTDSAAKIDEHMLFRPSLPDEALSKSLLFCADVHSVRPNEVTLDPEMQHLTCFIGGMFGLAGRLFSKPSHIVIGEKLTRGCIYAYAAMPTGIAPEIFKTLPCKSRDVCAWNETEWQEEVVSHYGSKYSTDPITIAEDKGLPRGWTNIRDKRYLLRPEAIESVFVLYRITGKQEFLDAAWDMFTSIVANTRTPYANGQLLDVTGQTTYGDSQYTVGQRFRGHGPETVRQGNVEDKMESFWTAETLKYFYLIFSPPDMMDLDDWVFNTEAHPFKRPKASNIL